The Amblyomma americanum isolate KBUSLIRL-KWMA chromosome 6, ASM5285725v1, whole genome shotgun sequence genome has a window encoding:
- the LOC144095588 gene encoding uncharacterized protein LOC144095588: MAYWSPFCIKRGQTSANIIGHGSNSGMRMHNSFVYLVQLIASTLVISTPHHSPGLVTQTVLLQQTNHSCCFQPVTAVVNDTFGYLRETSTTLCIDGPSSSPQMAYWSPFCIKRGQTSANIIGHGSNSGMRMHNPFVYLVQLIASTLVISTPHHSPGLVTQTVLLQQTNHSCCFQPVTAVVNDTFGYLRETSTTLCIDGPSSSPQMAYWSPFCIKRGQTSANIIGHGSNSGMRMHNPFVYLVQVRRRYGKCLRSNDPFLLVLPCPTQLCPLLCDQAMHVADLLLLVGDIETNPGPDLAQISKQLEAIAGDIKSIKEERLASIEAKLENMAALDKKILDCIDQVANMQKVVASLELKLDDLENRSRRSNLLVYGITEDPDENSESLEQIFSEDIAKNILKIQPVAIERIHRLGKPSAEKTRPVILKLLDYREKTLVLKNCSKLKGSEYAISEDFSDRVRDVRKKLWISAKALKDSGAKVALVFDKIRINGEMFQWDEENNCRVPAKTQTNATTNSCPETNASTSQKNEHGKAPNLRPRHPTKRNR; this comes from the coding sequence ATGGCGTACTGGAGCCCATTCTGCATAAAGCGAGGACAGACCAGCGCGAACatcattgggcacggcagcaacagcggcatgcggatgcataattctttcgtctatcttgtgcagctgattgcctctacgctggtgatatcgacgccacaccacagccctggcctcgtgacgcagaccgtactgctgcagcagacgaaccactcatgctgcttccagcctgtgacagcggtggtcaacgacaccttcggctacctacgagagacgtcaacgacgctgtgcatcgacgggccctccagctctccccagatggcgtactggagcccattctgcataaagcgaggacagaccagcgcgaacatcattgggcacggcagcaacagcggcatgcggatgcataatcctttcgtctatcttgtgcagctgattgcctctacgctggtgatatcgacgccacaccacagccctggcctcgtgacgcagaccgtactgctgcagcagacgaaccactcctgctgcttccagcctgtgacagcggtggtcaacgacaccttcggctacctacgagagacgtcaacgacgctgtgcatcgacgggccctccagctctccccagatggcgtactggagcccattctgcataaagcgaggacagaccagcgcgaacatcattgggcacggcagcaacagcggcatgcggatgcataatcctttcgtctatcttgtgCAGGTAAGAAGACGTTACGGCAAATGTCTTCGCTCAAATGATCCGTTTCTtcttgtgctgccgtgcccaacgcAGCTATGTCCTTTACTGTGTGATCAGGCAATGCATGTGGCGGATTTGCTGTTGTTGGTCGGGGACATCGAGACAAACCCCGGTCCAGATCTCGCTCAGATTTCCAAGCAGCTAGAGGCAATTGCCGGAGACATAAAAAGCATCAAAGAGGAACGACTAGCATCAATTGAAGCTAAATTGGAAAACATGGCTGCCCTTGACAAAAAAATATTGGACTGCATAGACCAGGTCGCCAACATGCAAAAAGTCGTTGCCTCACTTGAACTAAAGCTTgatgacttggaaaaccgatCGAGGCGGAGTAACCTTTTAGTATACGGCATTACAGAAGATCCTGATGAAAACAGTGAGTCCTTAGAACAGATTTTTAGTGAAGACATTGCTAAAAATATCCTTAAAATTCAACCTGTCGCCATTGAACGCATACATAGGTTGGGAAAGCCTTCAGCTGAAAAAACCAGGCCTGTAATACTAAAACTTCTTGACTATCGCGAAAAGACTCTTGTGCTAAAAAACTGTAGTAAACTTAAAGGTAGTGAATATGCGATCAGTGAAGATTTTTCAGACCGAGTACGCGACGTAAGGAAAAAGTTGtggattagtgcgaaagcattgaaagATTCCGGGGCAAAGGTTGCACTAGTGTTCGACAAAATACGCATAAACGGTGAAATGTTCCAATGGGATGAAGAAAACAACTGCCGAGTACCCGCAAAGACACAGACAAACGCGACAACTAACTCGTGTCCCGAGACAAATGCGAGTACAAGCCAAAAAAACGAACATGGCAAAGCACCAAACCTACGCCCCCGTCATCCCACAAAACGAAACAGATAG